The following proteins are encoded in a genomic region of Brachypodium distachyon strain Bd21 chromosome 1, Brachypodium_distachyon_v3.0, whole genome shotgun sequence:
- the LOC100838947 gene encoding uncharacterized protein LOC100838947 — protein MMAAHKIPLEVAHTLVEIAEVARYAYEHRSGRSPAPDDTTPPPVDAVDGAEATRLRAENAILRARLADDLALLRELHGAPFVSQECPPDLHNRLVASVNNGNFLAHLEKVRDEPLHQHTELFPGDMAEVEIGDIPYSKGDGKNGSWLLVSCDNAGGNLEEISGIDDENYVIVNEDDIVDAISTFVARCILEDPKAKTLSSADLQKAVAMALGSMTDRKKWISFWEAGKVIYILATWGITIAGLYRSRAVLKMAAKGAVVSAKFVMKAM, from the exons ATGATGGCGGCGCATAAGATCCCCCTGGAGGTCGCCCACACCCTCGTCGAAATCGCCGAGGTCGCGCGCTACGCCTACGAGCATCGCTCCGGTCGCAGTCCGGCCCCCGACGACACCACGCCCCCACCCGTTGATGCCGTTGACGGGGCGGAGGCCACGCGGTTGCGGGCGGAGAACGCGATCCTCCGCGCCCGTCTCGCCGACGACCTCGCGCTCCTTCGCGAGCTTCACGGCGCCCCCTTTGTTTCTCAGGAGTGCCCACCCGAT ttACATAATCGTCTTGTAGCATCAGTCAACAATGGTAACTTCCTTGCTCACCTTGAGAAAGTACGAGATGAGCCACTCCATCAACATACTGAACTATTTCCTGGTGATATGGCAG AGGTGGAAATTGGAGATATTCCATACTCTAAAGGTGATGGGAAGAATGGGTCATGGCTCTTGGTCTCGTGTGATAATGCTGGGGGTAATTTGGAGGAAATTAGTGGAATTGATGATGAAAATTATGTAATTGTTAATGAAGATGACATTGTCGATGCTATTTCCACCTTTGTTGCTAGGTGCATTCTTGAAGATCCAAAGGCCAag ACATTATCATCAGCGGACCTGCAAAAGG CTGTTGCAATGGCATTGGGATCCATGACAGATCGGAAGAAATGGATAAGTTTCTGGGAGGCTGGAAAAGTGATTTACATACTGGCAACTTGGGGGATCACAATAGCAGG GCTGTATAGGAGTCGTGCTGTCCTGAAAATGGCAGCGAAAGGAGCTGTTGTGTCCGCCAAATTTGTCATGAAGGCAATGTGA
- the LOC100839253 gene encoding uncharacterized protein C6G9.01c, protein MATKSHKKKKVSSPNPSIQAKAPSPDQKPNPPKPAKERDTASASASASAKKPKKKPNPPKPAEEPDTASASAKTPKKQKVTNEIDDIFQAAKSDKKRKSQQEEEEAVGSKKAKKGRAEGASKKSKESRGKGREPENVEGEEKRPRRRTNDGLTIYSADELGFGKANAGGTALCPFDCDCCF, encoded by the coding sequence ATGGCCACCAAATcccacaagaagaagaaggtttcCTCCCCAAACCCCTCTATCCAGGCCAAGGCCCCCTCCCCGGACCAAAAGCCTAACCCTCCGAAACCAGCGAAGGAGCGAGATACAGCGTCAGCGTCGGCATCCGCATCGGCGAAGAAGCCGAAGAAGAAGCCTAACCCTCCGAAACCAGCGGAGGAACCAGATACGGCGTCGGCATCGGCTAAGACGCcgaagaagcagaaggtgACAAATGAGATCGACGACATCTTCCAGGCCGCTAAGTCCGACAAGAAGCGCAAGTCGcaacaggaggaggaggaagccgtTGGGAGCAAGAAGGCCAAAAAGGGCAGGGCCGAGGGGGCTAGTAAGAAAAGTAAGGAGAGTAGGGGCAAGGGTAGGGAGCCGGAAAACGTGGAGGGTGAAGAGaagcggccgcggcggcgcacgaATGACGGGCTCACCATATACTCCGCCGATGAACTCGGGTTCGGCAAGGCCAACGCTGGGGGCACTGCGCTCTGCCCGTTCGACTGCGATTGCTGCTTCTGA
- the LOC100823426 gene encoding probable ethylene response sensor 1: MERCDCIEPLWPTDELLIKYQYISDFFIALAYFSIPLELIYFVKKSSFFPYRWVLIQFGAFIVLCGATHLINLWTFTTHTKTVALVMTVAKVSTAVVSCATALMLVHIIPDLLSVKTRELFLKNKAEELDWEMGLIRTQEETGRHVRMLTHEIRSTLNRHTILKTTIVELGRTLGLEECALWMPSRSGSSLQLSHTLRHQITVGSSISINLPVVNQVFSSNRAIIIPHTSPLARIRPLAGRYVPPEVAAVRVPLLNLSNFQINDWPELSAKSYAIMVLMLPSDSARNWHVHELELVEVVADQVAVALSHAAILEESMRARDLLMEQNVALDLARREAEMAIRARNDFLAVMNHEMRTPMNAIIALSSLLLETELTPEQRLMVETVLKSSNLLATLINDVLDLSKLEDGSLELEIRAFNLHAVFKEVMGFIRPIAAIKSLSMSVMLAPDLPLCAIGDEKRLMQTILNISGNAVKFTKEGHITLVASVLKPDSLREFRTPDFHPAASDDHFYLKVQLKDTGCGISPQDLPHVFTKFAQNQPGGNQGYNGSGLGLAICRRFVTLMGGHIWLESEGTGRGCTATFVIRLGVSDNTNTYQQQLTPLGWPSNGDTDSAGPKALLEERRPASLKPRYQRSV, translated from the exons ATGGAGCGATGTGACTGCATTGAGCCGCTGTGGCCGACTGATGAGCTCCTCATCAAGTATCAATACATCTCGGACTTCTTCATAGCACTTGCATATTTCTCTATCCCGTTGGAACTGATATACTTTGTGAAGAAGTCGTCCTTCTTCCCATACAGATGGGTTTTGATCCAGTTTGGTGCTTTCATAGTCCTGTGTGGAGCAACTCATCTCATAAACCTGTGGACTTTCACCACACACACGAAAACTGTCGCTTTGGTCATGACAGTAGCGAAGGTTTCGACAGCTGTTGTTTCCTGTGCAACAGCTTTGATGCTTGTTCACATCATCCCTGACTTGTTGAGTGTGAAAACGAGGGAGTTGTTTCTGAAGAATAAAGCTGAAGAGCTTGATTGGGAAATGGGCTTGATAAGGACACAAGAAGAGACTGGAAGACATGTTAGGATGCTAACTCATGAAATCAGAAGCACACTCAATAGACATACGATTTTGAAGACTACTATTGTTGAGCTAGGAAGGACCCTGGGTCTGGAAGAATGTGCCCTGTGGATGCCATCACGAAGTGGTTCAAGTCTCCAGCTTTCTCACACTCTGCGCCACCAGATTACTGTTGGGTCATCTATATCCATTAACCTTCCTGTTGTCAACCAAGTGTTCAGTAGCAATCGAGCAATTATAATACCCCACACATCTCCTTTGGCAAGGATTCGACCTCTTGCCGGACGATATGTTCCACCAGAAGTGGCTGCAGTGCGTGTACCTCTTCTAAATCTTTCAAACTTCCAAATAAATGATTGGCCAGAGCTTTCAGCAAAAAGCTATGCAATTATGGTTCTTATGCTTCCATCTGATAGTGCAAGGAACTGGCATGTGCATGAGTTGGAGCTTGTTGAGGTGGTCGCCGATCAG GTAGCAGTTGCACTCTCTCATGCAGCTATTCTTGAAGAGTCCATGCGTGCACGCGATTTACTAATGGAGCAAAATGTTGCCCTGGATTTAGCTCGGCGAGAGGCTGAAATGGCCATCCGTGCTCGGAATGATTTTCTAGCTGTTATGAATCATGAAATGCGTACACCAATGAATGCAATTATAGCCCTTTCATCCTTACTTTTGGAAACTGAACTCACTCCTGAGCAGCGGCTAATGGTGGAAACTGTATTGAAAAGCAGCAACCTTTTAGCAACACTAATCAATGATGTGTTAGATCTTTCCAAACTTGAGGATGGTAGCCTTGAATTGGAGATTAGAGCATTCAATCTTCATGCTGTTTTCAAAGAG GTCATGGGTTTCATCAGACCAATTGCAGCTATCAAGAGTCTGTCTATGTCGGTTATGTTAGCACCAGACTTGCCATTATGTGCGATTGGCGACGAAAAGAGGCTAATGCAAACTATTCTGAATATATCCGGTAATGCTGTGAAGTTTACCAAGGAGGGCCACATCACACTTGTAGCTTCCGTTCTGAAGCCTGATTCTTTAAGAGAGTTCAGAACCCCGGATTTCCATCCAGCTGCAAGTGATGACCATTTCTATTTGAAAGTTCAG CTAAAAGATACAGGCTGCGGTATTAGCCCTCAAGATCTGCCTCATGTATTTACAAAATTCGCTCAAAATCAGCCTGGAGGTAACCAAGGATACAATGGTAGTGGCCTTGGCCTTGCCATTTGCAGGAG GTTTGTTACCCTGATGGGAGGGCACATCTGGCTAGAGAGTGAAGGAACAGGAAGAGGCTGCACGGCCACATTTGTCATCAGGCTTGGTGTATCTGACAATACAAACACATATCAGCAGCAGTTGACCCCCCTCGGCTGGCCAAGCAATGGAGATACTGATTCTGCCGGTCCGAAGGCCCTTCTCGAAGAGAGGAGGCCGGCTTCACTGAAACCTCGTTACCAGAGGAGCGTATGA